A genomic segment from uncultured Marinifilum sp. encodes:
- a CDS encoding transporter substrate-binding domain-containing protein: MPLKITNYTNAINTLSVFRFISVLVAFLLLSACRFTENYKSGLNEQLGKNGQEIEILFGYEAPPNAYHNEKGEYVGLLVDFQKEIESQLNYKFKTRHFNTWSELINYSKTAQNFVIVGIAASYKRKNFLSFTNSFVKIPYVIVTKKNSPISSMDDLKGKKVCIVSNYTANDYIEKYYPEIIIHGVKNDLEGLRGVISNTYDAMIINQMYASFIIEEQGITNLKIEAESGYMNRLSAATSINDQELFKLLDWAVDQITIQKQKQLFRKWVYAVAPGTSPKIKNTIIIVLTILVFCLILLWIWLTSLRRIVRRQTHKLQESELKYRKIIESSYDAIYIMHNGQLQMANQSFINMFGYSQSECKAQYFLVEKLIHPSSRAQIVNRIEMLKRGETPANFFEICGQTKSGVKLDLQISENYFRSNNILISQGIIRDISQQKKDKAELIKAKDKAEESDRLKSAFLANMSHEIRTPMNAILGFTNLLKRKDINSNKQNQYINIIEESSTRMLSTINDLVDISKIESGQMELDYSEVDLNVELQYIEQFFLPEAKKKNINLIFNSIISDTKPIVISDKEKLSSIITNLIKNAIKYTNSGTIEFSYTIDNNFLKFKVSDTGIGIDKAMQDKIFNRFIQADHEATKVIEGSGLGLAICKAYVEMLGGKIWVESEKNKGSQFYFTHPIARISIQN; this comes from the coding sequence GTGCCTCTTAAAATTACAAATTATACAAATGCAATTAATACCTTATCTGTATTTAGATTTATAAGTGTATTAGTTGCATTTTTATTACTTTCTGCTTGTCGTTTCACCGAAAATTATAAGTCCGGTTTAAATGAACAATTAGGTAAGAACGGACAAGAAATTGAAATTCTCTTTGGCTACGAAGCTCCCCCTAATGCCTATCATAACGAAAAAGGAGAATATGTTGGATTACTCGTTGATTTTCAGAAAGAAATTGAATCTCAACTGAATTACAAGTTCAAAACCAGACACTTTAATACCTGGAGTGAACTAATAAATTATTCTAAAACAGCACAAAATTTTGTAATTGTAGGAATTGCAGCTTCTTATAAGAGAAAAAATTTTCTTTCTTTCACCAATTCATTCGTTAAAATTCCTTATGTAATTGTCACAAAGAAAAATAGTCCCATAAGTTCTATGGACGATCTTAAGGGTAAAAAAGTTTGTATTGTTTCAAATTATACGGCTAATGACTACATCGAAAAATACTATCCAGAAATAATTATCCATGGGGTTAAAAATGATTTAGAAGGTTTACGCGGAGTTATTTCTAACACCTACGACGCAATGATAATTAATCAGATGTATGCCAGTTTTATTATAGAAGAACAGGGAATTACAAACCTTAAAATCGAAGCAGAAAGTGGATACATGAATCGTTTATCGGCTGCCACATCTATTAATGATCAAGAACTATTTAAACTATTAGATTGGGCAGTAGATCAAATTACCATACAAAAACAAAAACAACTATTTAGAAAGTGGGTATACGCTGTCGCCCCTGGCACATCGCCAAAAATTAAAAATACAATTATCATTGTTCTTACCATACTAGTTTTCTGTCTTATTTTATTATGGATTTGGCTAACTAGTCTTAGAAGAATTGTTCGACGACAAACTCATAAATTACAGGAAAGCGAACTTAAATACCGCAAAATTATAGAATCTTCGTACGATGCAATTTATATAATGCATAACGGACAATTACAAATGGCAAATCAATCATTCATAAATATGTTTGGCTATTCACAAAGCGAATGTAAAGCTCAGTATTTTCTTGTAGAAAAACTGATACATCCTTCCTCTAGAGCACAAATTGTAAACAGAATAGAAATGCTAAAAAGAGGTGAAACTCCAGCTAATTTTTTTGAAATATGTGGTCAAACAAAAAGTGGTGTAAAATTAGACTTGCAAATTTCCGAAAATTACTTCCGCTCTAATAACATACTAATATCACAAGGTATTATAAGAGATATTAGTCAGCAGAAAAAAGATAAAGCAGAACTAATAAAAGCAAAAGATAAAGCAGAAGAAAGCGATAGATTAAAATCTGCTTTTTTGGCCAATATGAGCCACGAAATTCGCACACCAATGAATGCTATACTTGGATTTACCAACCTGTTAAAGAGAAAAGATATTAATAGCAATAAACAAAATCAATACATTAATATTATAGAAGAAAGTAGTACAAGAATGCTATCTACAATTAACGATTTAGTAGATATTTCGAAAATTGAATCAGGGCAAATGGAACTTGATTATTCTGAAGTAGACCTTAATGTAGAACTGCAATACATAGAACAATTCTTTTTACCAGAAGCAAAGAAAAAAAATATAAATTTAATTTTTAACAGTATCATTTCTGATACTAAACCCATTGTAATTAGTGACAAGGAAAAATTAAGCTCTATAATTACAAACTTAATTAAGAATGCAATAAAATATACCAATTCGGGTACAATTGAATTCTCGTACACCATTGATAATAACTTTTTAAAATTTAAAGTAAGTGATACCGGTATTGGAATAGACAAAGCGATGCAGGATAAAATTTTTAATAGATTTATACAGGCCGACCATGAGGCCACCAAAGTAATAGAAGGATCGGGTTTGGGCTTAGCTATTTGCAAAGCTTATGTAGAAATGCTGGGTGGCAAAATTTGGGTTGAGTCAGAAAAAAATAAAGGCTCCCAATTCTACTTTACTCATCCCATTGCGAGAATTAGCATACAAAACTAG
- a CDS encoding AMP-binding protein, translating to MNKLSYEHGSSEIPLLGETITQRLRKTVEQFPDKDALIVPFQNYRVTYQEFWNQIEDVAKGLLAFGVKKGDRIGIWSPNRHEWVIVQFATARVGAILVNVNPAYKASELKFALRQSEISLLIMSKNFRKTNYFEIIQEVRKSCIHLKQIVILDRDWQALIEAGKRITTGEIDEIESSLQFDDPINIQYTSGTTGFPKGATLTHHNILNNGYFIGERLHYNENDRVCIPVPFYHCFGMVLGNLACITHGAAMIIPGEAFDAETVLKTIEEEKCTSLYGVPLMFIAELEHPNFDKYNLNSLRTGIMAGASCPEKAMREVQEKMNMKEVAICYGMTETSPVSTQTFVNDKLDKRVGTVGRVHPHQEIKIINPETGKIVERGESGEFCTRGYSVMLKYWNNEEATNSVIDAAGWMHTGDVATMDEDGYVSITGRIKDMIIRGGENISPFEIEEYLHTHSSISEVYVIGVPDYKYGEVVMAWVKFKDGKSATEEELRGYCKGQIATYKIPKYFKFTSDFPVTVTGKIRKVEMRKISSTELGLAGR from the coding sequence ATGAATAAATTATCCTACGAGCATGGCAGCTCTGAAATACCTTTACTGGGCGAAACAATTACCCAAAGACTGAGAAAAACAGTAGAACAATTTCCCGATAAAGATGCATTAATAGTTCCTTTTCAAAATTATAGAGTTACTTATCAGGAGTTTTGGAATCAGATAGAAGATGTTGCCAAAGGATTACTCGCATTCGGAGTTAAAAAAGGCGATAGAATAGGAATCTGGTCTCCCAACCGACATGAGTGGGTAATTGTACAATTTGCCACAGCCAGAGTTGGTGCCATTTTGGTAAATGTAAATCCAGCTTATAAAGCATCCGAACTAAAATTTGCTCTTCGCCAATCGGAAATTAGTTTACTAATTATGTCGAAAAACTTTAGAAAGACAAATTATTTTGAAATTATACAGGAAGTTAGAAAATCGTGTATTCACTTAAAGCAAATTGTGATTCTTGATAGAGACTGGCAAGCCTTGATCGAAGCCGGAAAAAGAATTACAACTGGAGAAATAGATGAAATAGAAAGTAGTCTGCAGTTCGACGATCCAATTAATATTCAGTATACATCGGGAACAACAGGATTTCCTAAAGGAGCTACACTCACTCATCACAATATTTTAAACAACGGCTATTTTATTGGAGAAAGACTTCATTACAATGAAAACGACAGAGTTTGCATTCCTGTTCCATTTTATCATTGTTTTGGAATGGTATTGGGAAACTTAGCATGTATAACCCACGGAGCCGCAATGATAATTCCTGGCGAAGCTTTCGATGCCGAAACAGTACTAAAAACTATAGAGGAAGAAAAATGCACCTCGCTTTATGGAGTTCCTTTAATGTTTATTGCCGAATTAGAACATCCTAATTTCGATAAATATAATTTAAATAGCCTACGAACTGGCATTATGGCTGGTGCTTCCTGTCCCGAAAAAGCTATGCGAGAGGTTCAGGAAAAAATGAATATGAAAGAAGTTGCCATTTGTTATGGTATGACAGAAACATCGCCAGTATCAACACAAACTTTCGTAAACGATAAATTAGATAAACGCGTTGGTACGGTAGGTCGAGTTCATCCTCATCAGGAAATAAAAATTATTAATCCCGAAACAGGTAAAATTGTTGAGCGAGGAGAAAGTGGTGAATTTTGCACAAGAGGCTACTCTGTTATGCTTAAATACTGGAATAACGAGGAAGCAACAAATTCGGTAATTGATGCTGCAGGCTGGATGCATACCGGCGATGTAGCTACGATGGACGAAGATGGTTATGTAAGCATTACCGGAAGAATAAAAGATATGATTATTAGAGGTGGTGAAAATATATCCCCTTTCGAAATTGAAGAATATCTTCATACCCACAGCAGCATAAGCGAAGTATATGTTATTGGTGTTCCCGATTACAAATATGGTGAAGTAGTAATGGCATGGGTAAAATTTAAGGATGGAAAATCGGCAACTGAAGAAGAACTTAGAGGATACTGTAAAGGACAAATTGCCACTTATAAAATTCCTAAATACTTTAAATTTACTTCTGATTTTCCAGTTACAGTTACAGGAAAAATTAGAAAAGTAGAAATGAGAAAAATTTCCAGTACCGAGTTAGGTTTAGCTGGTAGATAA
- a CDS encoding Gfo/Idh/MocA family oxidoreductase: MTIKWGILGAGKIAHKFTNDFKAVSNGSITAVASRSLSRSKEFAKQYNIEKSYGSYLEMLQDSDIDIVYIATPHNFHFEHASMCLNNGKSVLCEKPVCVNSNEFELLSQLAKEKQLFFMEALWTYYLPAILKSMEWIYTGKIGEVKQIQVSFGFNGDMNKEGRLANSNLAGGALLDIGIYGIAISELVFNDKVEDIQSKAHIGKTGVDEYNTIQIKYQNGGMAQISSSFVSNMKNEAVIYGTKGRIEIPKFWMAKKSILISDKEYLEFIDDTPEMGYNYEAFAVNRLLEKGKLESPVIPIWKSKKILSLLDQVRKQIGLEYPFEK, from the coding sequence ATGACTATAAAATGGGGAATTCTTGGTGCAGGAAAAATTGCACATAAATTTACAAATGATTTTAAGGCTGTTTCTAACGGTTCAATTACAGCTGTTGCATCCCGATCTTTATCCCGATCTAAAGAATTTGCAAAGCAATACAATATCGAAAAAAGTTATGGATCCTATCTCGAAATGTTACAAGATTCCGACATTGATATAGTATATATTGCAACGCCTCACAATTTTCATTTCGAACATGCCTCTATGTGTTTAAACAATGGCAAATCGGTATTATGTGAAAAACCTGTATGTGTAAATTCTAATGAATTTGAATTACTATCGCAACTTGCTAAGGAAAAACAGCTTTTTTTTATGGAAGCTTTATGGACCTACTATTTACCTGCCATTTTAAAAAGCATGGAGTGGATTTACACAGGCAAAATTGGCGAAGTTAAACAAATACAAGTAAGCTTTGGTTTTAATGGTGATATGAACAAAGAAGGTCGTTTGGCCAATTCTAATTTAGCTGGTGGCGCTTTACTTGATATTGGTATTTACGGAATTGCGATTTCGGAACTGGTTTTTAACGATAAAGTAGAAGATATACAATCTAAGGCTCATATAGGTAAAACTGGTGTAGACGAATACAATACTATCCAAATTAAATACCAAAATGGTGGGATGGCACAAATTTCAAGCTCATTTGTATCTAATATGAAAAACGAAGCTGTTATTTATGGTACCAAAGGAAGAATTGAAATTCCTAAGTTTTGGATGGCTAAAAAATCAATATTAATTTCTGATAAAGAATACCTCGAATTTATTGATGATACTCCTGAAATGGGATACAACTATGAAGCTTTTGCTGTTAACAGATTATTGGAAAAAGGGAAATTAGAAAGCCCTGTTATTCCTATTTGGAAAAGTAAAAAAATACTAAGTTTACTCGATCAGGTTAGAAAACAAATCGGATTAGAATATCCTTTTGAAAAGTAG
- a CDS encoding cysteate synthase: MTKDFRPTDYILESMQTGKKFEDAGWTLDAPGEEKPALIRAIYNKKQIDVKDNSMGIYKFSDWLPISKTLEGSSAPATYKSEGLAKYLGLNNLYITYSGYWPEKGANFRTCSFKETEAYAVCGRLDNNNKILVVASAGNTARAFARVCSDNNIPLLLCVPEDNLNALWFGEPIKDNVKLVATKSGSDYFDAIHLSNIACQLDGFIAEGGAKNVARRDGMACTVNSAVTEIGKIPDYYFQAVGSGTGAIAAWEANLRFIEDGRFGNNKMKLMVSQNTPFLPMYDAWKEDSREILPLDDNLARKQVEEIVAKVLSNRKPPYSITGGLYDAMKDAGGDVLKATNDEAAEAAKIFEEKEGNDIHPAAAVAVATLINYAKEGKLDKDSCVMLNITGGGEERFKREKEVCYLKPSHVFEINPELSEVKEVMDKLFQL; this comes from the coding sequence ATGACAAAAGATTTTCGACCAACCGACTATATTCTGGAGTCGATGCAAACCGGAAAAAAGTTTGAGGATGCTGGATGGACGCTTGATGCTCCAGGAGAAGAAAAACCTGCTTTAATTAGAGCTATTTATAATAAAAAGCAAATTGATGTTAAGGATAATTCAATGGGAATCTATAAATTTTCCGATTGGCTACCTATATCAAAAACTCTTGAAGGATCTTCGGCTCCTGCAACCTATAAGAGTGAAGGTTTAGCAAAATATCTTGGTTTGAATAATCTATACATTACATATAGTGGATACTGGCCAGAGAAAGGAGCTAATTTTAGAACTTGTTCGTTTAAAGAGACAGAGGCTTACGCTGTTTGTGGTCGTTTAGATAATAACAATAAAATATTAGTTGTTGCTTCGGCAGGAAATACAGCAAGGGCATTTGCTAGAGTCTGTTCCGATAATAATATTCCATTGTTATTATGTGTTCCCGAAGATAATTTGAATGCATTGTGGTTTGGTGAGCCAATTAAAGATAATGTTAAGTTGGTGGCAACAAAATCGGGTAGCGATTATTTCGATGCCATTCACTTGTCAAATATTGCTTGTCAGTTAGATGGATTTATTGCCGAAGGTGGAGCTAAAAATGTAGCTCGTCGCGATGGAATGGCTTGTACTGTAAATTCTGCTGTTACTGAGATAGGAAAAATTCCTGATTATTATTTTCAGGCCGTAGGTTCGGGAACTGGTGCTATTGCAGCATGGGAAGCAAATCTGCGCTTTATAGAGGATGGAAGATTTGGCAACAATAAAATGAAATTAATGGTTTCTCAAAACACACCTTTTCTTCCTATGTATGATGCATGGAAAGAGGATTCGAGAGAAATTTTACCATTAGATGATAATTTGGCCAGAAAACAAGTTGAAGAGATCGTTGCAAAAGTACTTTCTAATCGTAAGCCTCCGTATTCAATTACAGGTGGTTTGTACGATGCCATGAAAGACGCCGGAGGCGATGTTTTAAAAGCAACTAACGATGAGGCTGCCGAAGCTGCAAAAATTTTCGAAGAAAAAGAGGGTAATGATATTCATCCTGCGGCAGCAGTAGCAGTGGCAACTTTAATCAATTACGCTAAAGAAGGTAAGTTAGATAAAGATTCTTGTGTAATGTTAAATATTACAGGAGGTGGAGAAGAACGATTCAAACGTGAAAAGGAAGTTTGTTATCTAAAACCATCGCATGTATTCGAAATTAACCCTGAACTAAGTGAAGTGAAGGAAGTGATGGATAAGCTTTTTCAATTGTAG
- a CDS encoding helix-turn-helix transcriptional regulator, whose translation MKNTIKVERAKKDITQAGLAEQIGVSRQTINAIEKGKFVPSTLLALKMARYFECKVEEIFSLEDND comes from the coding sequence GTGAAAAATACAATAAAAGTAGAGAGAGCTAAAAAAGACATTACCCAAGCAGGATTGGCTGAGCAAATAGGTGTATCAAGACAAACGATTAATGCGATTGAGAAAGGGAAATTTGTTCCTTCTACACTTTTGGCCTTAAAAATGGCTCGTTATTTTGAGTGTAAAGTTGAAGAAATATTTTCTTTAGAAGATAATGACTAA
- a CDS encoding CoA-disulfide reductase, translated as MAKYLIIGGVAGGATTAARLRRIDESAEIIMFERGEHISYANCGLPYYVGGVISERENLLLQTPESFNKRLNVDVRVKNEVVTINRKDKTVDIKDLNNNTTYTETYDKLIVSPGAEPIKPPIPGIKDEAIFTVRNVMDTDKIKSYCENKQPKKAVVVGAGFIGLEMAENLHHLGMMVTIVEMAEQVMTPLDYEMAAEVHQHLKTKNVEFYLKDGVSEFKREGDYINILLQSGRKVEADMVILSIGVRPETKLIKEADIELAPNGGIKVNEYLQTSDENIYALGDAMAFPHPITGKYTNTYLAGPANKQARMLANNLVNGHKQKYKGAIATAIAKVFDLTVGSTGLAEKVLKKEGIKYISNIIHGGSHSGYYPGAMPSTIKITFDPENGKLFGAQIIGYEGVDKRIDLIATVLQRGGTIYDLQEIEHAYAPPFSSAKDPVNQAGFTAGNIIEGLVNIIHWDELSQLHAANNFIMDVRTPDEFELGYMEGAVNIELDEIRNRLDEIPTDKKIILYCGVGLRGYFAARILMQKGFKEVYNLSGGYKTYEYATCKQSNEDIFENCYIATDGHIYRGKPNTETETATTEKSDIKTIEVDACGLQCPGPIIKLKQEMDKLEDGERLQQKVTDAGFTKDAEAWCKMTGNKLISIDSEKGVYTAVIEKQKKEKQSSTSVDLPKNKTLVVFSDDMDKALATFVIANGAATTGHKVTLFFTFWGLNIIKKARKPKVDKDLMGKMFGKMMAGSADDLKLSKMNMMGLGSKMMKKRMLAKKVDSLEDLIQTAMDNGIEMIACQMSMDVMGITKEELLDGVQIGGVASYLAEAEQSNLNLFI; from the coding sequence ATGGCTAAGTATTTAATAATAGGTGGTGTAGCAGGAGGTGCAACAACAGCTGCCCGATTAAGAAGAATAGACGAATCTGCCGAAATCATCATGTTTGAAAGAGGTGAGCATATATCTTATGCAAATTGTGGCTTGCCATACTATGTAGGTGGAGTAATTAGTGAAAGAGAAAATTTACTTTTGCAAACTCCCGAAAGCTTTAACAAACGACTAAATGTTGATGTGCGTGTTAAAAATGAAGTTGTTACAATTAATCGCAAAGATAAAACTGTAGACATAAAAGACCTAAACAACAATACTACCTATACAGAAACCTACGATAAATTAATTGTATCGCCAGGTGCTGAGCCTATAAAACCACCTATTCCAGGTATTAAAGACGAAGCTATTTTTACTGTTCGTAATGTTATGGATACGGATAAAATAAAAAGCTATTGCGAGAACAAACAACCCAAAAAAGCAGTTGTTGTTGGAGCTGGCTTTATTGGACTTGAAATGGCCGAAAACCTTCATCATTTAGGAATGATGGTTACCATTGTTGAAATGGCTGAACAGGTAATGACTCCATTAGATTATGAAATGGCTGCCGAAGTTCACCAGCATCTTAAAACAAAAAATGTTGAGTTCTATTTAAAAGATGGTGTTAGCGAGTTTAAAAGAGAAGGTGATTATATTAATATTCTTTTACAATCGGGTCGTAAGGTAGAAGCCGATATGGTTATTCTTTCGATTGGAGTTCGTCCGGAAACCAAATTAATAAAAGAAGCAGATATTGAATTAGCACCTAATGGTGGTATAAAAGTGAATGAATATCTTCAAACCAGCGATGAAAATATATATGCACTGGGCGATGCAATGGCATTTCCACATCCCATTACTGGTAAATATACCAACACATATTTAGCTGGTCCGGCTAACAAACAAGCAAGAATGTTGGCCAACAACCTGGTTAACGGACACAAACAAAAATACAAAGGAGCCATTGCCACAGCCATTGCTAAGGTGTTCGATCTTACTGTAGGATCTACAGGATTAGCAGAGAAAGTCCTAAAAAAAGAAGGAATTAAATATATTTCTAACATTATTCATGGAGGTTCTCATTCGGGCTACTATCCTGGAGCAATGCCAAGCACAATTAAAATAACCTTCGATCCAGAGAATGGCAAACTATTCGGAGCACAAATAATTGGATACGAAGGTGTTGATAAGCGAATTGATCTTATTGCAACAGTTCTGCAAAGAGGTGGTACTATTTACGATCTGCAAGAAATTGAACACGCTTATGCGCCTCCATTCTCTTCGGCAAAAGATCCTGTTAATCAGGCCGGATTTACAGCTGGTAACATTATAGAAGGATTGGTAAATATCATTCATTGGGATGAATTAAGCCAACTACATGCTGCCAATAATTTTATTATGGACGTGAGAACTCCAGATGAGTTCGAATTGGGGTATATGGAAGGTGCTGTTAACATCGAATTAGATGAAATCAGAAACCGTCTGGATGAAATTCCTACTGATAAAAAAATCATTCTTTACTGTGGAGTTGGATTACGCGGTTATTTTGCAGCCAGAATTTTAATGCAAAAAGGCTTTAAAGAGGTTTATAATTTAAGTGGTGGATATAAAACCTACGAATACGCTACCTGTAAGCAAAGTAATGAAGATATCTTCGAAAACTGCTATATAGCCACAGATGGTCACATTTACAGAGGAAAACCAAATACTGAAACAGAAACCGCAACAACTGAAAAATCTGATATAAAAACCATTGAAGTTGATGCTTGTGGTTTGCAATGTCCGGGTCCTATTATCAAGCTTAAGCAAGAAATGGATAAATTGGAAGATGGAGAACGCTTACAACAAAAGGTTACCGACGCAGGTTTTACAAAAGATGCCGAAGCCTGGTGTAAAATGACTGGTAATAAGTTAATTTCTATCGATTCGGAAAAAGGTGTTTATACTGCTGTTATCGAAAAGCAGAAAAAAGAGAAACAGAGCAGTACATCAGTAGACTTGCCAAAAAACAAAACTTTGGTTGTTTTTTCTGATGATATGGATAAAGCTTTAGCAACATTTGTAATTGCCAATGGAGCGGCTACAACCGGGCATAAAGTAACCCTATTCTTTACTTTTTGGGGATTAAATATCATTAAAAAAGCGAGAAAACCTAAAGTCGATAAAGATTTAATGGGTAAAATGTTTGGCAAAATGATGGCTGGCAGTGCCGATGATCTTAAGCTATCGAAAATGAATATGATGGGATTAGGATCGAAAATGATGAAGAAGCGAATGCTTGCCAAGAAAGTAGATTCTCTAGAGGATTTAATTCAAACTGCTATGGACAACGGTATTGAAATGATTGCTTGCCAAATGTCTATGGATGTAATGGGAATTACAAAAGAAGAACTTCTGGATGGAGTACAAATTGGTGGTGTTGCTTCTTATTTAGCCGAAGCAGAACAATCAAACCTTAATCTTTTCATTTAA
- a CDS encoding ATP-binding cassette domain-containing protein — MIRCENLSLKIKEHVICKDLCFHLKQGESLCFSGESGKGKTSLLKMIMGILIPNSGKLTINGLELSSANLNEIRNQMAWLPQNVNLPVNSTNELIHFLNFNKQNIETFTSCCDKLGVRKVGKLKAFNEISGGERQRILIATCLSMNKPILCLDEPTSALDNHSIDLLIKLLNDTSGLTILSSSHNAKWINYCNRNISL, encoded by the coding sequence ATGATAAGATGCGAAAATTTAAGCCTCAAAATTAAAGAGCATGTAATTTGTAAGGATTTATGTTTTCATCTTAAACAGGGAGAATCCCTATGTTTTAGTGGAGAATCGGGGAAAGGCAAAACAAGTTTGCTAAAAATGATAATGGGAATTTTAATACCCAATTCGGGAAAGCTTACCATTAATGGCTTAGAGCTGAGTTCTGCTAATCTTAATGAAATTAGAAACCAGATGGCCTGGCTTCCGCAAAATGTTAATTTACCTGTTAACTCTACGAATGAATTAATTCATTTTCTGAATTTTAATAAACAAAATATCGAAACTTTTACTTCTTGTTGCGATAAATTGGGAGTAAGAAAAGTAGGTAAATTAAAAGCATTTAATGAAATTAGTGGGGGAGAGAGACAGAGAATTCTTATTGCAACTTGTTTAAGTATGAATAAGCCAATTCTTTGTCTGGATGAGCCCACGTCTGCTTTGGATAATCATTCTATTGACTTGTTAATTAAGCTACTAAATGATACAAGTGGACTAACTATTCTTTCTAGTTCGCACAATGCGAAATGGATTAACTATTGTAATCGCAACATAAGTTTATGA
- a CDS encoding ABC transporter permease has product MKEIVDISIGSLAFGFLILLIPIAGFVYFKVRIVKDTFIAILRMIIQLSLIAVYLEYIFDWNNAWINIIWVVIMILVGAFTTIKRVGLNYRYFIFPFFLAGFTSILILDSFFLGIVIHLDYLFDARYFVPISGMILGNALNHNIVGISTYFDRLVKEQDLYYFLLINTNNKKQTLAPFISEAIAKGLNPLIANMSVIGLISLPGMMTGQILGGSSPLYCH; this is encoded by the coding sequence ATGAAAGAAATTGTAGATATAAGCATTGGAAGTTTGGCATTCGGATTTCTGATTTTACTAATTCCTATTGCTGGTTTTGTATATTTTAAAGTAAGAATTGTAAAAGATACTTTTATTGCAATTTTAAGAATGATAATCCAATTGTCGTTGATTGCTGTTTATTTAGAGTATATCTTTGATTGGAACAATGCATGGATAAATATTATTTGGGTTGTAATAATGATTTTGGTTGGTGCTTTTACCACAATAAAGCGAGTAGGATTAAATTATCGATATTTTATTTTTCCATTTTTTCTTGCCGGATTTACAAGTATACTAATACTCGATTCATTTTTTTTGGGTATTGTTATTCATCTCGATTATTTGTTTGATGCAAGATATTTTGTGCCTATATCTGGTATGATATTGGGGAATGCCCTAAATCATAACATTGTGGGAATAAGTACATATTTTGATAGATTAGTAAAAGAGCAGGATCTCTATTATTTTCTTTTGATTAATACCAACAACAAAAAACAAACACTTGCACCATTTATAAGCGAAGCCATTGCAAAAGGTTTAAATCCTTTAATCGCAAACATGTCGGTTATTGGTTTAATATCCTTACCAGGAATGATGACAGGACAAATACTGGGAGGTAGTTCACCTCTTTATTGCCATTAA